The Nicotiana tabacum cultivar K326 chromosome 1, ASM71507v2, whole genome shotgun sequence genome segment AAGTGGTAAATGTGACTCATCGGGTTAGTTCCATCATTACAACATCACCTGTTCAAAAGAAAGAGGACCCGAGAGCTTTTACCATTCCTTGTACCATCGGGGTACATGATTTTACAAGATCCCTCTGTGATAATGGAGCGAGCATCAACTTGATGCCTCTTGCCATTTACAAGAAAGCAGGATTGGTTATGCTAAGGCCCACaagtatgagattgcaaatggccgatcgttcCATCAAATGCCTggtgggaattattgatgatgtacTTGTGAAGGTGAGAAAATTTCATTTACCCGCCGACTTCGTAATCCTTGATTGTGCAGTAgacaaagagatccctatcatcttGGGGAGACCATTCCTTGCCACGGGAAGAGCACTCATGCATTCGGAACGGAATGAGATTAAATTTCCTGTGAATGATGAAGAGGTTACATTCCAAGCAAGCAAGGATATGAAACTACCGCATGAGTATGAAAGAATCTCGGTGATCGATGTTGTTGATGAAGTAGAGGATGCAGTTgaaataaaaatggaagaacaatGCCTCGGCGAAGCATTGGCAGCTATTTTGGTGAACTTTGATGGTGAGGATATGGAGGGATATATGGAATTGGTAAATGTATTGGAGAGGCTTGGTTCTTACACTTATGTTCCAGAAAAGCTCTCTCTCGACTTGGAGAATAGAGCCACACCACCCGCAAAGCCTTCTATTATTGAGCCACTACAACTAGAGCTCAAACCACTTCCACCGCACTtgaggtatgaatttcttggctcAAATGATACTTTACCAGTAATCGTTTAttctttgttgaatgatgtgcaggtagaacGATTGTTGGAAGTTTTGAAGGAGCATAGGCAAGCCATTAGATGGACAATTGCGGACATCCGTGGGATTCCCAAGGGAATTTGTGAACACAAGATCCAACTAGAGAGCGAGACAAAaccaagtgtggaacatcaaCGACGGTTTAACCCctcaatgcaagaggtggtaaagaaggagatcatcaagtggttagatgccggAGTAGTCTACCCCATTGCCGATAGTTCTTGGGTGAGCCCGGTGCAATGTTTGCCGAAAAAGG includes the following:
- the LOC142161953 gene encoding uncharacterized protein LOC142161953 — its product is MTELVGSHTASIQKLEIQMRDLSREQNPKQKGTLPSDTIVNPKGSESGSTSHVMEITTRSGKILQGEGEQVVEIEEPPPPFRQRLTRKVDDSKLEKFYDILKQLSVNIPFVEAFQEMSSFAKYLKDLITKKKTTKNEVVNVTHRVSSIITTSPVQKKEDPRAFTIPCTIGVHDFTRSLCDNGASINLMPLAIYKKAGLVMLRPTSMRLQMADRSIKCLVGIIDDVLVKVRKFHLPADFVILDCAVDKEIPIILGRPFLATGRALMHSERNEIKFPVNDEEVTFQASKDMKLPHEYERISVIDVVDEVEDAVEIKMEEQCLGEALAAILVNFDGEDMEGYMELVNVLERLGSYTYVPEKLSLDLENRATPPAKPSIIEPLQLELKPLPPHLRYEFLGSNDTLPVIVYSLLNDVQVERLLEVLKEHRQAIRWTIADIRGIPKGICEHKIQLESETKPSVEHQRRFNPSMQEVFWAYLLGSKVIVYTDHATLHYLMSKKDAKPQLIRWVLLFQEFDFEVKDHKGTQNQVADHLSRLEEAGRPKGDLEINDAFSDEHILALSSTFAPWCVPKEEIMPILKACHETPVGGHHGGNRTAAKVLECGYYWPSIYHYANQMVKACGKCQRQGSISKRHEMPMHFVMEIEIFDV